A DNA window from SAR202 cluster bacterium contains the following coding sequences:
- a CDS encoding amidase, with protein MESNTFLYKSIRDLSKRIQKKEVKPSEIGKYFFNRISSLGPELNSVVSLLPELAEKSWASADKQNEIKTILHGIPYGIKDLISVSYKDTGLSNIDSPPTTWGAKPLANQKFEGTATIVKRLNRDKAIPLAKLAMVELAGGLGYKQPNASLTGPGLNPWDTSRWTGGSSSGSGAAVAAGLVPFALGTETWGSILTPAVYCGITGLRPTLGLVSRNGAMALSWTLDKIGPMCLTADDCGIVLNSISGYDPKDSSSSRKRFSYDPEFKINNKPKLAIIKGILETCDKDVKDNFNASVKILSKFTEIEEIDLPEYPYEIVTRIILFSESTSAMEDFIDDDLAQSLTAPEDRFSIFPRTLISAKDYIKALRMRKVIVGIVSNIYKQYDAIIAPTKPSTAPPSEGEFRGSVRSGYDPMGSIGNLTGLPAISVPNGFGIQDNLPTGFQIMGQPFSENLLISIAKEYQNVTKWHLEHPKKYSGG; from the coding sequence ATGGAATCAAACACTTTTCTATACAAATCAATTAGAGATCTATCTAAACGAATTCAGAAAAAAGAAGTAAAACCCTCAGAAATTGGGAAATATTTTTTCAATCGTATATCTTCACTAGGCCCAGAACTGAATTCAGTTGTTAGTCTGCTACCTGAATTAGCTGAAAAGTCATGGGCTTCTGCAGATAAACAAAATGAAATCAAAACAATACTTCACGGAATACCTTATGGAATTAAAGATTTGATCTCTGTCAGTTACAAAGATACAGGACTATCAAATATAGATTCTCCGCCAACAACTTGGGGTGCAAAACCTTTGGCCAATCAGAAGTTTGAAGGTACTGCAACGATTGTTAAACGTCTAAATAGGGATAAAGCTATACCATTAGCTAAATTAGCAATGGTAGAACTTGCAGGAGGTCTGGGTTATAAACAACCAAATGCTTCTCTAACAGGACCTGGATTGAATCCATGGGACACTTCAAGATGGACTGGTGGATCATCTAGTGGGTCTGGTGCTGCAGTTGCTGCAGGATTAGTTCCTTTTGCATTAGGAACTGAAACATGGGGATCAATATTAACTCCGGCAGTCTATTGTGGTATTACTGGTCTGCGTCCAACTCTCGGTCTTGTAAGTAGGAATGGCGCTATGGCTTTAAGTTGGACTCTGGATAAAATCGGCCCCATGTGCCTCACTGCAGATGACTGTGGAATAGTGTTAAATTCTATTTCTGGATATGACCCAAAAGATTCATCTTCTTCAAGAAAAAGATTTTCCTACGATCCGGAATTTAAAATAAATAACAAACCTAAATTAGCTATTATTAAAGGAATATTAGAAACTTGTGATAAAGATGTTAAGGATAACTTCAATGCATCTGTAAAAATATTATCTAAATTTACTGAAATAGAAGAAATAGATCTCCCGGAATATCCGTATGAAATAGTTACAAGAATTATATTATTCTCAGAATCGACAAGTGCCATGGAAGACTTTATCGATGATGATCTGGCACAATCATTAACTGCACCTGAAGATAGGTTTAGTATCTTTCCTCGAACATTGATTAGTGCTAAAGATTACATTAAAGCTCTCAGAATGAGAAAAGTGATTGTAGGTATAGTTTCAAATATATATAAACAATATGACGCAATTATCGCACCTACAAAACCATCAACTGCGCCACCATCTGAAGGCGAATTCAGAGGATCTGTACGTTCTGGATACGACCCAATGGGTAGTATCGGAAACCTTACTGGATTACCAGCAATATCTGTCCCTAATGGATTCGGAATACAAGATAATTTACCAACAGGTTTCCAAATAATGGGGCAGCCTTTTTCTGAAAACTTATTAATAAGTATTGCCAAAGAGTACCAAAACGTAACAAAATGGCATTTAGAACATCCAAAAAAATATAGCGGAGGCTAA